In a single window of the Sediminicoccus sp. KRV36 genome:
- a CDS encoding tRNA-binding protein produces METITYPDFEKLDIRVGTVVDAKPFPEAKKPAIQLWVDFGEPLGIKKSSAQITAHYTPDRMIGRQVLAVVNFPPRQIGPFMSEVLVLGLPDENGAIVLLRPDIHVPDGGKMF; encoded by the coding sequence ATGGAAACGATCACCTATCCGGACTTCGAGAAGCTCGACATCCGCGTTGGCACCGTGGTGGACGCCAAGCCCTTCCCCGAGGCGAAGAAGCCCGCCATCCAGCTTTGGGTGGATTTCGGCGAGCCGCTTGGCATCAAGAAAAGCTCGGCGCAGATCACGGCGCATTACACGCCGGACCGGATGATCGGCCGCCAGGTGCTGGCCGTGGTGAATTTTCCGCCCCGCCAGATCGGCCCCTTCATGAGCGAGGTCCTGGTGCTGGGCCTGCCTGACGAGAACGGCGCCATCGTCCTGCTGCGGCCGGATATTCATGTGCCCGATGGCGGGAAGATGTTCTGA
- a CDS encoding gamma-glutamyltransferase family protein, whose amino-acid sequence MRDFHAPGRSPVIAARGMAATSMPAATLTAIEVLKSGGNALDAAIAAVAVLGVIEPQSTGIGGDCFCLYAPAGTGRVYAMNGSGRAPMAATPEALRAAGVTQLVDTSAHVVTIPGAVSAWEALNAAHGRKALDFLLQPAIRFAEQGFPVLQRVAADWADAAGKLRLNEASTRLYLKNGEAPREGDIMRFPALAKTLRAIAAKGARGFYEGEVAADMVATLRALGGLHTEEDFAASLRSAEFVTPIQRSWKGMDIHECPPNGTGIIALMILGLLEGFTPPEDPMSALRLHRHIEAARLAYRDRDAFIADPAQVPVPTDILLSDAYLSGLAKLITDAGAMVVPPAPDTLLPKHDDTVYLCVVDEEGNACSFINSLFKSFGTGITAEKSGVMLHNRGFGFRLQEAHPNCIAPGKRPMHTIIPGMAMKDGRAVMPFGVMGGHFQPMGQTLLLSNMFDYGMNPQQALDAPRLFPEGGKVQVEAHVPAATVAKLNAMGHVCEPITKPHGGGQVIFMDHDRGVLIGGSDPRKDGCVMGY is encoded by the coding sequence ATGCGCGACTTCCACGCCCCTGGCCGCAGCCCGGTCATCGCCGCACGCGGCATGGCCGCGACCTCCATGCCGGCGGCGACCCTGACGGCGATCGAGGTCCTCAAATCCGGGGGCAATGCGCTGGATGCGGCCATCGCGGCCGTGGCCGTGCTGGGTGTGATCGAGCCGCAGAGCACCGGCATCGGCGGGGATTGCTTCTGCCTCTACGCGCCGGCCGGCACGGGCCGCGTCTATGCGATGAACGGCTCGGGCCGGGCCCCCATGGCCGCCACCCCCGAGGCGCTGCGCGCGGCAGGCGTGACCCAGCTGGTGGACACGAGCGCCCATGTGGTGACCATCCCGGGCGCCGTTTCCGCCTGGGAGGCGCTGAATGCGGCGCATGGCCGCAAGGCGCTGGATTTCCTGCTGCAACCCGCCATCCGCTTTGCCGAGCAAGGCTTCCCCGTGCTGCAGCGCGTGGCGGCCGACTGGGCCGATGCGGCCGGCAAGCTGCGGCTGAATGAGGCCTCCACCCGGCTCTACCTGAAGAATGGCGAGGCCCCGCGCGAGGGCGACATCATGCGCTTCCCTGCGCTGGCGAAGACGCTGCGCGCCATCGCGGCGAAGGGCGCCCGCGGCTTCTACGAGGGCGAGGTGGCGGCCGACATGGTGGCCACACTTCGCGCCCTGGGCGGGCTGCACACCGAGGAGGATTTCGCGGCCAGCCTGCGCAGCGCCGAATTCGTGACGCCGATCCAGCGCAGCTGGAAGGGCATGGATATCCATGAATGCCCGCCGAACGGCACGGGCATCATCGCGCTCATGATCCTGGGCCTGCTGGAAGGCTTCACGCCGCCCGAGGATCCCATGTCGGCCCTGCGGCTGCACCGGCATATCGAGGCCGCGCGCCTCGCTTACCGCGACCGCGATGCCTTCATCGCGGACCCGGCGCAGGTGCCGGTGCCGACCGACATCCTCCTCTCGGACGCCTATCTCAGTGGGCTGGCCAAGCTCATCACCGATGCGGGCGCCATGGTGGTGCCGCCGGCCCCCGATACGCTGCTGCCCAAGCATGACGACACGGTCTATCTCTGTGTGGTGGATGAGGAGGGCAATGCCTGTTCCTTCATCAACTCGCTGTTCAAGAGCTTCGGCACCGGCATCACGGCCGAGAAATCGGGCGTCATGCTGCATAATCGTGGCTTCGGCTTCCGCCTGCAGGAAGCCCACCCGAATTGCATCGCGCCGGGCAAGCGGCCGATGCACACCATCATCCCCGGCATGGCCATGAAGGATGGCCGGGCGGTGATGCCCTTCGGCGTGATGGGCGGGCATTTCCAGCCGATGGGCCAGACGCTCCTGCTCTCCAACATGTTCGACTACGGGATGAACCCGCAGCAGGCATTGGACGCGCCGCGCCTCTTCCCCGAGGGCGGCAAGGTTCAGGTGGAGGCGCATGTGCCGGCGGCGACCGTCGCCAAGCTGAACGCGATGGGCCATGTCTGCGAGCCGATCACCAAGCCGCATGGCGGTGGCCAGGTGATCTTCATGGATCATGACCGCGGCGTGCTGATCGGCGGCAGCGATCCGCGCAAGGATGGCTGCGTGATGGGCTACTAG
- a CDS encoding amidase family protein, whose protein sequence is MTEPCDLTALEARRMIGTKKLSATELLESCLARIAAVNPAVNAMTAMDIEAARATAKAADAATMKGEALGLLHGLPLGIKDLEATKGLRTTWGSPLFADHVPDHDEGMVRRLREAGGNVLGKTNVPEFGLGANSRNTVWGATGNAFNPTYNAAGSSGGSAVALATNMIPLASGSDTGGSLRNPAAFNGIVGYRPSSGLVPSERRGHGWSPLPMLGPMARNVPDLALMLGAMASDDVADPLAYTFPGQAMRARPELFHPVRPADLSAMSLAFTEDFGLAPTESIIRRAFRKVVAAVAPMFARASEATPDVTGGDEAFEVLRSVNVLAAHAEKVDKTPHLCGPNMHANVEEARRYTFADNSAALTRQTQIYRNFQSFFAGHSVLISPAICASPRPWRELYPALIDGKPTRSYFHWLSLSYYVTLTGHPAMSLPVGLDEKGFPFGLQIVGPRGGDVLVLQVAAAIEAAFAGDAEFGRPIPDVAALAKAPPISGMEAFKTWD, encoded by the coding sequence ATGACCGAACCCTGTGACCTGACCGCCCTCGAAGCCCGCCGCATGATCGGCACCAAGAAGCTTTCCGCGACCGAGCTTCTGGAATCCTGCCTGGCGCGCATCGCCGCCGTGAACCCCGCCGTCAACGCCATGACGGCGATGGATATCGAGGCCGCGCGCGCCACGGCCAAGGCGGCCGATGCCGCGACCATGAAGGGCGAAGCGCTCGGCCTGCTGCACGGGTTGCCGCTCGGCATCAAGGATCTGGAAGCGACCAAGGGGCTGCGCACCACATGGGGCAGCCCGCTCTTTGCCGACCATGTGCCGGACCATGACGAAGGCATGGTCCGCCGCCTGCGCGAGGCAGGCGGCAATGTCCTGGGCAAGACCAACGTCCCGGAATTCGGCCTGGGTGCGAATAGCCGCAACACGGTTTGGGGGGCGACGGGCAATGCCTTCAACCCGACCTACAATGCCGCCGGCTCCTCGGGCGGTTCGGCCGTGGCGCTGGCGACGAACATGATCCCGCTCGCCTCGGGCAGTGATACGGGCGGCAGCCTGCGCAATCCTGCGGCCTTCAATGGCATCGTCGGCTACCGCCCCTCCTCGGGCCTGGTGCCGAGCGAGCGGCGCGGCCACGGCTGGTCCCCCCTGCCCATGCTGGGCCCGATGGCGCGCAACGTGCCCGACCTTGCTCTCATGCTGGGCGCGATGGCGAGCGATGATGTGGCGGACCCGCTGGCCTATACCTTCCCGGGCCAGGCCATGCGTGCCCGGCCGGAGTTGTTCCATCCGGTGCGGCCGGCCGATCTCAGCGCGATGAGCCTCGCCTTCACCGAGGATTTCGGACTGGCACCCACCGAGTCCATCATTCGGCGGGCCTTCCGCAAGGTGGTGGCGGCGGTGGCGCCCATGTTCGCCCGCGCCAGCGAGGCAACCCCCGATGTGACGGGTGGTGACGAGGCGTTCGAAGTGCTGCGCTCCGTCAACGTGCTGGCCGCCCATGCCGAGAAGGTGGACAAGACGCCGCATCTCTGCGGCCCCAACATGCACGCGAATGTCGAGGAGGCACGGCGCTACACCTTCGCTGACAACTCGGCTGCGCTGACGCGGCAGACGCAGATCTACCGCAACTTCCAGAGCTTCTTTGCCGGGCATTCGGTCCTGATCAGCCCGGCCATCTGCGCCTCACCCCGCCCCTGGCGGGAACTGTATCCCGCGCTGATCGATGGCAAGCCCACGCGCAGCTACTTCCACTGGCTGAGCCTGTCCTACTACGTGACGCTGACCGGGCATCCGGCGATGAGCCTGCCGGTTGGCCTCGATGAAAAGGGCTTCCCCTTCGGCCTGCAGATCGTGGGTCCGCGCGGCGGCGATGTGCTGGTGTTGCAGGTGGCGGCCGCGATCGAGGCCGCCTTCGCGGGCGATGCCGAATTTGGCCGGCCCATCCCGGATGTGGCAGCCCTCGCCAAGGCGCCGCCGATCTCCGGAATGGAAGCCTTCAAGACCTGGGACTGA